The nucleotide window ATTACAAGATCCAACAATTATAAAGAAGCTAACTCATTCTAAACTACAAACCCATATCTTAACTGTCTTGCCTAGACATAAGTGAAGCTAGTATTTACCCTCACAAGCCTTGGCAATACACCAAATTGATGAATATAAAGACAACAACGTGCAATAACAACCCCTCAAGTTCAAACGCCAATTTCCAAGACATCATTAGACAGTGAGTAGAACTAGAATTAGAAAGTACCTTAGCCCTGGGATGCTCGTTTGTTGTTCCATCCATCTTGGCTATAACAATGGACTCGATGCCACGTAAATGTTTTGCAAGCTTGTTGTAAGTAGGCTCGAGCGCTTGGCAGTGTCCACACCATGGTGCATAAATCTGTTATGCCgacaataatttaaaataagcACCATTCACAAAGTATGCTGAGTGTTCATACATGGAAAAGATGAAAGCTGACTCATTGTTTAATTTCTATAGCTGGAAGCATACCTCAAGGAGAACATCCTTTGACTCATCTAAAACAATTTCATCAAAGTTATTCCCAACCACAATTTTCACATCCCCATCATTCTGTGTGATAGAAAGATACAAGAAAAAAGTTAGACCAGAGAACCAActcaacaaaacaaatcaatgaGCTAAAGGGACATATTAGCAACTCACAGTTTCAGGAATTGGATCAGATTTGTAGAAAGGCTTAAGCTTGTCTTCAATGAAATCCTCACCAAAAGCCTGAGGGATAAGATTCACAGCACTGAGAGAGAAACAAAGCGAAAGAGCAAGATAAAAGGAATACCtctttcatatatataaaaaggCAAGATATACTCAACCTTAAGGTTATCCAAGGTCACTTCCTTCTCAAGTACAAATTTCTTGGCATCATCATTTCCAGTGTATGCAAGAACCTGGCAGAGACTCAACAACATCATTTTTATTTGATTCATCAAATCTATGGCGATCAACTTGATTGAAAAATATGGAAGTAATTACTTTAGGACCGTCTCCAGTAATGCCAAAATAATCTGAAACAGGCTTTCCAACATCTTCATTATCCATCTCCACATATACAAAGATAAGCTGCAATGACCATATGAACAAATGTAAAttagacaacaaaaaaaatcataactgcAGTGCTCCATGTCTTAGTAAATAACCAGTCAGTGGCTTAAGCCAACATTTAGGAAATAAAGTTAACTAGAATGCATGTGTTTTAGCCGAAACAAGTTCTACCAAGACCAAATAAACAacacccatgcacaaggctcccgtagtgagcggggtcggggacaaaaAAGATGTATTCAGACGTtacccctacataatatgtggagaggctatttcaGGAATTAAAACTGTGACCTCTAGACTCTACCCCTACAACTCTCCACCAAGACCAAGTCTTGGATTTAatttcacaaaacaaaaaattaattctGACTAAATATTTGCAAGGCAACAACCagttcagacaaaaaaaaattccccacGAAGTAAACTTTCAAAACTTCAACTACCAATCAGAATAATGCAGGCAACTGATTCTCACCGATGGCAATCAGAAATGATTGCACAGAAAATATGAATTTGTACACAACACACATGAGTGGGTTCCACCTCACACTGACAGTCTCAGACTTCACATAAAGTTTTCCCAAAAGACCTAGTTTACTTCACTGATGCACAATTTAGTTTTACACCTCTATTCCTCTGATAAGtacattatatataaaaattggcTACCCACTTCCCATTAATAACACAAAGTATCATGTAAACATTCCCAAATTGCAAGCACTGCATTAACATTTGAAGCTTCCAAGCAATGAAACCAACTTACCTTTCCTTTGAAAAGTTTAGCTGCTTCTTGGAACACTGAGATAACCTTCACTGAATTGTTTGAGGTGGCAAACAACAATAACTGAAATTCAAAGAGATTTGCATCAGTAGACCATCTATTAGTGTCAAGATTATTCTCAAAAGTATTATTTATCACAATGTCACATTTTTCTCAAAGAATGTACGAACCTGTTTCTTTATTTGACTTTCAAAAATTGAAGGGGCATTTTCCCTGGTAAAATTAGTCACTAACGGGAGCTTGTTGGCAAATACAAACTTAGATATTTCAGATTTAACAAATTGGCCATCTGTGAAACAGAAAACTTCATATAAAAGTGATGCTCCTATAAATAAGCTGATGTGAGAGAAACCAACAAAAACTAACCAAAATAGCTCAATTTCTCAGCCTCCTTCTTAACCAAAACCAAAGCAGGACGTTTAACTCTAGAGTCAATGTGGAAAAGCTTAGCAACATCAGGATTCACGGTTTGGTAAAAATTCACATCATCCTCGAGTCTCGAAGCAGCAGCAAACTCCTCACTCTCTGGACCCTAATGTTTATTAGTCATTTCAGAACAAGTCTCAACATCATCAGAAAATAATAGAATAAGCAAGCAGCAGCATCTATGACATTCTATTCATTGGAAATAACAAGTAAAAAAACAGAAGTCATTGGCATAAATCCACTATAGTATATGCAGCCATCACTGCCCTAAAGTTCTCATATCACCAGTTCAGCGACGGCTTCAAGTTTTTTTCAAAGGTACATTCTAAAGTATGTGTTTGTAAATGCTATGTAAATGGGGTAATTTATATTTCAATGGATTAGCGAACAATGCATTTATAAAAAGCAGACACCGGCTTCTTTCAATTTCATCATGCAACCATTGAGGCAATGCTTGGACAATCAACAAAAAGAAACTGAAATTTTTCTGTAAATCTTCAAGTGTCACATCTATGTCAATTCGCATCAGAAAATTTATTTAGATGAATTGAATAAGAGAATAACTTTACCATTCTTACTTTCCACAGATTTGATGTATCATTGTCAAAATAGGTTGTCATGATTCAGGTACTTGAGAGAAAGATTGGTTCTTAAGGATCAATTTAGGAGGTAGTATGTAACCATCGGTAATAGAATGCTCAACAGGCATTGATTAAAATAAAAGGTTAATACCCCCATCCCAAACCGTATTAAAAAAAGCCTAATCCATCAGACTTTGACATTCCAAGTCTTGTAACTCCATTGGCACCAGGCAAAAAAATTCATTGACAGAAAAAGAGATCTACGACAGAGCAAGAAACTAACAAATTGTACAAAGAGTCCATACATACCACCAAAGAGTTCAGGTACCCCAAAACAACTTTACTTTCAGAAGTCAATATACGTTCAGCATCATCCAATGTGGTTACGTTGTAAATACCAGGTCCTATCTTCTTCTTAATCCAGGTCACAATAGCATCCCTGAATGgtaaattagaagaaaaaaatcaaaaaatcttaaTCATACACGGCAAACGACTAAGCAACCTCATTTCCTTTCCTGTACACTGCACAATAGTCATCACAAACAAACTGTAAAAGTACAAAGCATAAGAAACTTAGTTAACCAACAACACTTACTTGGTCCTCTGGCCAGGGTAAGGCTTGTGAACTCCATCGATAAAGAAGTGCACAGTAGGGAAACCCTGCACATCGTACTTCTGAGCCAGCTCGTTTTCCTCGGAAGCATCAATCTTCGCCAGGACCACGTTCTCCCCCTTCAGCTCTGTAGCAGCCGCTGCATACTCCGGCGCCAGAGCTTGGCAATGCCCGCACCACGGTGCATAGAACTCCACCATCACAAATTTGTTCTTCTCAATAACATCACTGAAATTCCCCTCCATCAAAACGACTACGTCTTTCTCGTCCACTACGGGTTGTTTGTACTGATCCGCATCTGAACCGTCGAAATCGCCGAAGTTTTCGAAATCTTCATCATCGGGGCCATCTTCATTGTCAAATTGGTCAGAGTCCGGGTACTGGAGATGGGAGGCGGCATTATGGTCGTCGTGGGCTTCTTCAAGGAATCTGAGATCTTCGTCGTCGTCTTCACTTACTGGTTTGGTTTTGCCATTTTGGTCCTTCGAGAAAGAGGGGGAGATCGAAGAGAGAATCAGGAGAGTTAcgaaggagaagagaagaagaagacgagtaGCCATTGGGAGAGATCCAAAAAATTGAAGTGGTTTGGACATGTTAAAGTGAAAGTGAGATCCGACTTGAGTTCGGGCTTATAGACCGACGACAGAGAATGACTTTACGGGGCGACGTCAGTACGGCATCGTTTGATGACTTGGATTGTTTGATTGACTGCATATTGATTATTGAGCCAATAAAAATGTTATCTTTTACTGATCttgttgtattgtaaaatgtgttttgtttatgtgattgtattgggataagtgttttgcttatgtggatgtattgatatttggtgttttggtgtagttttgttgtggataatatggaggaatagaATGTTGTTAGCCTTTATGTTGGGTGTGAAGataaattgtatagaaatttgtgttttattgacgttgttgtattggaatatgtgttttattgatgtgactgtattagaataggTGTTTAACTTGactaatagaggtgagacccaaccaacatttttgttgacccaaCAAATACTAAACCATTACAGTTGCCCTTACTTGTTAGTAAGATGGCTAGAGATGTTCAATGTTCAAAGAAGATTGCACAATGTACAAGGTCATCTTTTAAAAAGACCGGGTCTTTCTATGGGAGGACGTAAGGTACACGAGAGACGTCGTTTGCTGCCCAAACCGCAGCAGGAACCGCTATTCGTGCAGTAGTGGATCAAGGGATGCAACGAGCAGAAATGTAAGGGTTTATGCAGAGAAGTTTGATGGGAATAATAAATTTGGTATGTAACAGTTTGAAGTTATGGACATATTGTATCGTCAAGATTTGAATGTCACATCGGGTGACAAGTCGGATGATATGAATTAGATTATTTGAGAGAAGTTGAGTCATCagacatgtagcacaatgagaTTGTGAAATGTTTTGTTATGTTATGAAGGAGACGAAAGTTAAGGAACTTTGACAAAAGCTTGAAAATAAGTACATGACTATGAGTGTGGAGAATAAGTTGTActtaagaaaaaattatttatttttagtatttGGTAGGTAATATCATGTCGAAACACTTGGACGAGAATAACAATATTGAAATGTCTGTTGGAATATTTTTTTAGTTGAAATTATGTTTTGAGATTTCAAAAGAGATGTGATTGTACTATGGATATCCATTTGGAATGTCCATTAAAGATACTCTAATTCTCAAATCTGAAATAAAAATGGTATTAATGTCACAATACATGTTCAAATCAAAAGGAGGCTAAGGAACTTAATGACAGTCAGGCCCAAGTCATTATCAAATGATgcaaatcaaaatatttttagatTGATATTCTATAACAAACAAAATTATGCACAGACTTTCCaaaacttatttatttattgatttttatatGATCAAATATTTCagtaaaattgtaaaattattTATCATTAGGACATTGCACGTGTCCAAACAATGGACACTGATTAAGTAATTATCAAATGATGCGACTTTGCTTGGGCCACCGTTTCAGTTAGCGGCTCCCCTGCAACTGATAATACAGTCATACTAGCCACATTATTGCTTCGCCTTCATAGAGCTGGGCTTGGCTTGAATGCACTAATAGGCCTAAGCCCATTAACGTATAACGGACTTGTGACACTTCACACTTGTCTAGTTGTCCTCCGGAAATTGGGCCTAGGTTGGGCCATGGATCCCCGCTCGTTCCTTCTGTCTAAAACTTTGCCGAGAAAGGTTTTCGTCTTTTGCCATCCAGTCTCCTCGAAGCTAACAGTAAATACAGCAAGATTAGCATTCTCGCTCAGGTTTTTGAAATTCTCTGCACTAAACTTCTTCAATTTAATTGTTCTATATGTGTTGCTTCTTTTTAACTTATTTTTCGTGATGATTGTTTACTGAAACATCTCCGCAGGAGCGTCTGCTTGGGGCTGCATTGGGAATTGCATTAGCGGGGGTGGTTGTTTTTGAGCAACGCAAATGCATCTACAAGTCCATTTCAGATAATCAATCTCAATTTTTCGATCAATCTCAGGTTAAACTGAAACCCTAGTTaatgttttttcaattttctttttcacgTGATTCTGACTTTTGAAACCCTAATATTGAGCTCAGATTTTGAACATGTAAGTACTGAGAACTGACATTGGGATTGGGATGcttgtatattttatttgtttgtatatatattatatataagttGCCAATCACTTGTTTTGGGAGCACCCACTTCTTTACCAGCAGGAAAAGTAAATGATTCTGagatgtgtgtttttttttgtgtgtgatgaATTGGCATTAGCTAGAATGGAGTTGCAGGAGTGCTGATGCTTGGGTTTGCAAAGATTAAGAACTTCATGATAGCCTTTTCATGCACAGTTTGAAGGTGCACTATAAATGGCCAGATATAGGATCATCCTTGTTTCGGGGTAGAAGTTAGGAAGGGGAGAGAAGCAAATTTATCGTGATGCAGCAAAATAGTTTGAAGCTCTGGTATATCTTAAGTAAAAAATATATGGCTTTGTTGATTGCTACCATTTTCTACTACAAGTTTCCTTTAAGTTATTTTCAAGGGTGTAAGATAATGTTTAGGCAAATTATTTTTACGTCTGGTTAGTTTAAACAAAACTCTTTGCATACATATCTTGTTCCACCTTCATATCTCTACTGGTTTAAACCAAAGTTGATCTACAGTCCTGAAGGAACCAGTTTGGCTTTTGTGATTGAGCTCTATTATGGTATAGAGAAATACAGTTGGCTTCAACCATTGGGATAAAGTTCTGATAGACTTGGAAGTTTTGGAGTGTCAAATACTTCTAGCTTCATATGTGCTATGGCTGTGCTGGTGACTGCCTTTTATAGATATTGGTATTTTGTTAAAATGTCATATTCCTTGTTTAAATAGCATGAGATAAGTTCTAATAACACTATGCTTTGAACATTTGCAGAGAGAGCCCATACTTGGAAGGAAATCTCGCTTGGAGTTTGCACACCTATGGAACAAAGCTGTGGGCCAGACACTGGGCCTTGTGATTGAGTCTCTTAGTTCACGTGGGTGGTAAAATGTTGAGTTATGAccatgtcttcttttttttctggaCATAGAAACGTGCTCTGATTTCACCTCATGTTTTTGTATTCTATCGATTTGAAAATTGATCATCTGGGATGCTGTGCATGATTCAAAAACCTCAAATAACACTTTCCctcatatttttaaaattgattttcaCGACATGAAACTGCTCTCTTAGGACTGGCTTATATCACAAATGAAGTAAAAATCTTAATAAAGGTACCATTGTAAGAAAGTGCCTTATTTGAGGTCTTACCACAAGGGATGAGAATTCTGAAATTACAGGATTGAAGGACTGCAGAGAGAACATATAACATATGGCATTGGTTCTCTCTGCGGAAGctgattcttgttttttttttttttttggggtaagTAAGCGAGAGTGAGGcttggttgatgatgatgatgaagcaGGAGTGGGGCTTGAACTTGGGTACCACCCAATCCGAGTATATGCCTTAAGCTGATTCTTGTTGCTGCATATGGCATAGGACATTCTTAATTATTTAAATGGTGTGTTTTTATGGCCTGCTCATCCTGTATTTTTCTtgtatctgtttttttttttttttttttttttttttgagaaaaaaacaaCTTCATTAAGAAGAAACAGAAATACAATCAATAGCCAAAACCGACCCTATGAAGTGCGGAGGATCTCCGACCCATTGTCTAGTCCCGAAACTCAAGGCCTGTTTGGCTAAAATATCAGCTGCGCGATTTGCATCACGCTTGACATGATGAGGGAGCACATTACAGAATAAAGGAAACAATTCCTTGGCCCTACTAATACATAAACCAGATTCAGATAGATCACTAACTTGGCTATTTAAGCCTGAAATGGCTAGCAAAGAGTCACCCTCCAGGATGATAGACTGGTAGTTGAAGTCCTGCGCAAGAATGAGAGCTTCCTTGGCAGCTAGACATTCCGCGAAAAGGGGGTTTGAAGGACCTGCTATACACTTGGAACGAGAGACAATATGAGATCCAGACTCATCCCTTGCTATTAGGCCCACGCCTATCTTGGAATCCTTAAGAGCTGcgtcaaaattaatttttataaatgaaTGAGGGGGTGAACTCCAATGAGTTGGGCTGGCAGTCCTTCCAGGATCTGGGTCTAGCTCAACACCCTGAGCTTCTTTGTATTCAGCTAAGATCGCGTCCGCTCTCTTGTATCTGTTTATTGCCACTATGTTTGTTTTAGCTGTTAGCTTTGAATTcccatttttgtttgtttgtttctgtaTTCCTTGATTGGATGCTTTCTAAGTCAACGATAGAGCAAACCTTTTATTTAGCATCTTTTTCTTGATTTCCACTAAATCATAATATTGTCCCCTGTTCTTCTCAATGGTTTTGACTTGTGATACAACTCTGCATTACTAAACTGATACTGTTTCTGTTTTCTGATATTCTCTGTTGTGAATATCCTGACAAATCAAGTTTTCATACTTGTACATATTCTGATGCAATTAATCACTAGATTATACATACACTACAGACCCAAAGCTAAAAAAATCTACGAGAGAAACAGGAGGAAAGGGTAGGTGATGAAACAGGGGCAATACCAAGCTTCTAAATCTGAGCAGTTCAAGCATCAGGTTGAACAGAATTAGATGCTGGAACAGAACGAGCCCGACTCACATTGGCTTGACGGGTCCTGAACGTGTAGAAAGCACCCATTGCAAGTATCACTACAAATGCAACACTGAAGACAATGCCGGCAATAGCACCAGCTCCTAGTCGGTTTCCACTTTTCGAGGATGTTGAGAACTTGCTTTCATATGCTGGAGTTGAACGCACTTGAGTGGCTAGGGGCAATGGTGAGCAACTGGAATCATCACATGGGTTTTTTGTATGAGGTTCCTTTGTGTTCGGATGGAAGAATTCGACTGCTGATGGTGAGAAGGCCATAGGATTCGCATTAGCAAGCCCATGAGGAGCTCTGCCTTGAGCTCTAGCAGTGATGAGAAATGctagagagaagaagaggaagatgaaagaAGTCATGGGACTCATGCTTGTCCTGCCGTTGGAGTGACTTGAGGCTTGAAGTAGTCGTTTGAGTGAAAAATATTGGGTGCTTTGGACTGGCTTTTATAACGGTCTTTGTGAAGTGGTAGTTGCGTAGTGTTGAATTTTGTTGatgtaaagggaaaaaaaaaatgatggtaTATCATTCCTTGCCGTTCCAATAGTGAAACTTTTAGCCGCCCAAAATTACCCTAATCAAGTTCTTGGCTTTAttaactctctttttttgggtaacctAGGACTTGTCAAGTCGAACATGTCATTCGGATAACTGAGTGGGTGTAAATCTTGAGTCATTAGAACAATTCACACTTCACACCATGTTGGCTATAGGTAATATTAAGTTGAAACTCATGCGGGTATGTGCCCGTAAGTGGGACAAGCTCATAGAATCAAGATTCCACGAGAAAATATCTCAATTTATTGGTTCGTACTCTCGACCTTGGACACTACACTGTAAATCCAGAAAGATAAGCAACTACACTATTGCCACCTGATTCTATTGGCTTATTGACAATGTTGAAGCTTCAAGGTTATGATTGTCATTTTGCATTTTGGTATTCTTGAGGTTGCCTTGAGTAACAGTCATTCATGTTTGTCTTTTGAGTGCCTTCTCAAACACCCATTATAAGTGGCGTTTTGGGCCCCTTTTGTTATTATcattatatgtgtatgtatgtgcgTGACATAATTTTGCAGTCTGATATGTTTATATGACATAATTTTCCCAGTTGTCACATGCAAACAATGAGTAGAAAATCATAtagtaatctttttttttatttcattatttataCGTTATGAGCATGAAAGAGTGTTTTGCAAGAGTTGAGTTCAGTGCAATGAATTATTTATCATGGAAAAGTGATAGGTTTTTCTTAGCTTGGAGGATTAGCAAAGGCCATAACCAAATATTGATTTGATATTATGCTGGTAAGTATgttaaaagagagagagtggaCTAAACAGTCTCACCTGCCTTGTGAGCATTATTATTGCAAAAGATGGTAAGGCATGCTAGAAACTGAAATTAATGCCTTCCACTCCCCCGACACCTCTTGTAATTAAAAATCTTTTCACTCCTCACGCTGTTTCCTCGTCCTTCCCCCCCTCTCTCTAGTCAAAGTTCGGACACGCAGACTATAATACACTGACTACTGCAGGCTCATTAAGCATTTCCACAAGATCCCCGCTGTCTTGAGTAAATGGGCCTCCTGGGCTTCACATGTATCAACGGATCCTCCCGAGTCACAAGATATTCGTGAAACCGAAAATTCAATAGCAGCCCAGTATAAAGGAGGCCCGTGAGTTGTAATATTGGGTTCGCATGGCCCAACTACGTTTCGGACTTGAAAACAAGCGGACGATAAGTTTGAAGTTAGAATACGATGACGTATTAGTGGTCTTGATATGTATATCACATGCTGTTGTGGTGTCCCATGACCAATAGCTTTGTGACATTTTTTTCATGTCAAATCATGGGTGGTTGAGGATAAAAACAGTTAGCTTATAACCAGCTTAccaatgttaggtttgcccaCGCTTATAAAGCACATTACTCAACCACATCCTTTAGATGTGGGATACCCGTACCATACCACCACGCTTCCGTGGCCGATGATCGCATCAGCTTCACTTTCGACCTCAGGACTCTGCCATATTTGTCTAGGTAGCCCTTTACGTGGCCTAACCCGAAGGCCCAGCCAGAAACTAGTGGCAAGCATGCACCCACATACGCAAGGATGGgccaagctccgataccaaatggaATGGGCTTAACTAAGCACTGGAAAATTGGCTTACCAATATTAGGTTTGCCCACGCTTATAAAGCACATTACTCAACCACATCCTTcgatccgatgtgggatacccGTACCATACCCTCCTGTTACAATGCTATTGGTCTTGCCAAATGgcctaatttattattttttttaaaatgtcatAAATCTGATTGTATTAATTCACCCAATAAATTATATAATTGAGGCCCGTAGGAACTCGAATCATCATAAAGATGAAGTACGACCAAGAGGActaaatgaaaaataagaaaaaaacagaagaacaCAAACGCTAAAAAA belongs to Tripterygium wilfordii isolate XIE 37 chromosome 2, ASM1340144v1, whole genome shotgun sequence and includes:
- the LOC119982939 gene encoding protein disulfide isomerase-like 1-4, translated to MSKPLQFFGSLPMATRLLLLFSFVTLLILSSISPSFSKDQNGKTKPVSEDDDEDLRFLEEAHDDHNAASHLQYPDSDQFDNEDGPDDEDFENFGDFDGSDADQYKQPVVDEKDVVVLMEGNFSDVIEKNKFVMVEFYAPWCGHCQALAPEYAAAATELKGENVVLAKIDASEENELAQKYDVQGFPTVHFFIDGVHKPYPGQRTKDAIVTWIKKKIGPGIYNVTTLDDAERILTSESKVVLGYLNSLVGPESEEFAAASRLEDDVNFYQTVNPDVAKLFHIDSRVKRPALVLVKKEAEKLSYFDGQFVKSEISKFVFANKLPLVTNFTRENAPSIFESQIKKQLLLFATSNNSVKVISVFQEAAKLFKGKLIFVYVEMDNEDVGKPVSDYFGITGDGPKVLAYTGNDDAKKFVLEKEVTLDNLKAFGEDFIEDKLKPFYKSDPIPETNDGDVKIVVGNNFDEIVLDESKDVLLEIYAPWCGHCQALEPTYNKLAKHLRGIESIVIAKMDGTTNEHPRAKSDGFPTILFFPAGSKSFDPITVDADRTVVAFYKFLKKHASISFKLEKPASTTKKTESSGVKDASDSSFDDVKDEL
- the LOC120006150 gene encoding uncharacterized protein LOC120006150, with translation MSPMTSFIFLFFSLAFLITARAQGRAPHGLANANPMAFSPSAVEFFHPNTKEPHTKNPCDDSSCSPLPLATQVRSTPAYESKFSTSSKSGNRLGAGAIAGIVFSVAFVVILAMGAFYTFRTRQANVSRARSVPASNSVQPDA